A region from the Bacillota bacterium genome encodes:
- a CDS encoding toll/interleukin-1 receptor domain-containing protein produces the protein MSNGHVEVWYDEFSLELGDSIRRSIDAGLRQSRFGVVVLSPAFFNKQWPQYELDGLTEVEMRGRDKVVLPIWHGVSREDVVSQSPSLANRKSISSVAGIEAVVAAIMRVVRPQGSPLVAARDLLLEWGVTPPVITDPYWLEVTEASNRADAFGATVPENSVWG, from the coding sequence TGAGTAATGGGCATGTCGAAGTCTGGTATGACGAGTTCTCGCTCGAACTGGGGGACAGCATTCGGCGATCGATAGACGCGGGCCTCCGCCAGTCCCGCTTCGGGGTTGTGGTGCTCAGCCCCGCGTTCTTTAACAAGCAGTGGCCGCAGTACGAACTCGATGGGCTCACCGAGGTCGAGATGCGGGGGCGGGACAAGGTCGTTCTGCCCATTTGGCACGGAGTCAGCCGCGAGGACGTGGTGAGCCAGTCCCCCTCTCTTGCCAATCGTAAGTCTATATCGTCTGTTGCAGGAATCGAGGCTGTCGTGGCGGCAATCATGCGAGTGGTCCGTCCTCAAGGGAGTCCACTAGTGGCGGCACGAGACCTATTGCTCGAGTGGGGTGTGACACCTCCGGTTATCACCGACCCCTATTGGCTTGAGGTGACGGAGGCTTCCAACAGAGCCGACGCTTTTGGCGCTACGGTTCCAGAGAACTCGGTATGGGGAC
- a CDS encoding type II toxin-antitoxin system HicB family antitoxin → MEYLVVIEKAENGYSAYVPDVPGCVAAGNTPAKARARLAEALEMHLAGLAEDGLPKPSPAARADYSSVSR, encoded by the coding sequence ATGGAGTACCTCGTGGTGATTGAGAAGGCGGAAAATGGATACTCCGCATATGTCCCGGACGTTCCAGGCTGTGTAGCAGCCGGCAACACACCGGCGAAGGCGCGGGCGAGGCTCGCTGAGGCTCTGGAAATGCATCTGGCAGGACTCGCTGAGGACGGGCTCCCAAAGCCGTCTCCTGCGGCTCGAGCCGATTACAGCTCTGTCTCCCGGTAG
- a CDS encoding type II toxin-antitoxin system HicA family toxin produces MRRGPAPWILPQGSRRQFKHPVKPGRATIAGAFSDDLSPGTLNSIMKQAQLRGGASHGVPRGD; encoded by the coding sequence ATGCGAAGGGGGCCGGCACCATGGATTTTGCCACAGGGCAGTCGCAGGCAATTCAAGCATCCTGTTAAGCCTGGCCGAGCGACTATAGCTGGCGCATTCAGTGACGACCTTTCGCCGGGAACCCTAAACAGCATCATGAAGCAAGCTCAACTCAGAGGAGGGGCTAGCCATGGAGTACCTCGTGGTGATTGA
- a CDS encoding type II toxin-antitoxin system PemK/MazF family toxin, which yields MALSFDPQSGHEQRGRRTLVVSNGLFNRHTGSCIACPITSTRRDYLSHAPIPEGQGRYRLHHGGAGEVDRLTVAQRPARRKGRGSGLGRSTVNPRCMHVLSTKYND from the coding sequence ATGGCACTCAGTTTTGACCCACAGTCAGGCCATGAGCAGCGAGGGCGTCGCACCCTCGTAGTCAGTAACGGTCTCTTCAACAGGCACACGGGGTCCTGCATCGCTTGCCCTATCACCAGCACCCGTCGAGACTATCTTTCCCATGCGCCGATTCCCGAAGGCCAGGGGCGTTACAGGCTTCATCATGGTGGAGCAGGTGAAGTCGATCGACTTACGGTCGCGCAACGCCCGGCGCGTAGGAAGGGTCGCGGCTCAGGTCTTGGACGAAGTACTGTCAATCCTCGATGCATGCATGTACTGAGCACCAAGTACAATGATTGA
- a CDS encoding NAD(P)/FAD-dependent oxidoreductase encodes MIRSIAIIGAGIGGLSAGCYARTNGYETDIFELHSGPGELCTSWRRGDYVFDGCIHWLVGTSPAGGFGQIWEELGALQGKRIVDHEELLRYEGPGGKYLALYTDADRLERHLKELAPGDLAAIEEFTGLIRRLAAMEMPIENPGLFEGLKLGLKMLPVLGAFRKYGPVSVREYAGRFSDPFLREAFAEMYGGMSGFPLLGLGFILAAMQKSDAGYPVGGSLEFARAIERRYLGLGGRVHYNARVERILVEDDRAVGVRTADGREHRADYVISAADGHSTIFGMLEGRYADDRLRGYYQGGLEPFPPMIQVSLGVARDLSVEPPTASFPLRRPIVVAGKPRLRMGYRHFCYDPTMAPAGTSVVVVTFMTDYEYWRDLHADRGAYQAEKDRVAAAVVEGLAGRFPGIEGQVEVVDVATPMTYEHYTANWRASFEGWLITAKTMGMMFRGGLPKSLPGLANFHMIGQWTVIGGGLPPAAKDRRDVIKKICLGDRRKFTTAKP; translated from the coding sequence ATGATCAGATCGATCGCAATCATCGGCGCCGGGATCGGTGGGCTCTCCGCGGGATGCTACGCCCGGACGAACGGGTACGAAACGGACATCTTCGAACTCCATTCTGGGCCGGGCGAGCTCTGCACCAGTTGGCGGCGGGGGGACTACGTCTTCGACGGCTGCATCCACTGGCTGGTAGGCACCTCGCCGGCGGGCGGCTTCGGTCAGATATGGGAAGAGTTGGGCGCTCTTCAGGGCAAGCGCATCGTAGACCACGAGGAACTCCTCCGCTACGAAGGTCCGGGCGGCAAATACCTGGCGCTCTACACAGACGCCGACCGGCTGGAGCGCCACCTCAAAGAATTGGCCCCTGGGGACCTGGCGGCCATCGAGGAGTTCACTGGGTTGATCCGTAGATTGGCCGCGATGGAGATGCCCATCGAAAACCCCGGGCTCTTCGAAGGGCTCAAGCTCGGCTTGAAGATGCTCCCGGTCCTGGGTGCCTTCCGCAAGTACGGCCCGGTCTCCGTGCGGGAGTACGCCGGCCGCTTCAGCGATCCATTCCTGCGCGAAGCTTTCGCCGAAATGTACGGAGGCATGTCGGGCTTCCCCCTGCTGGGGTTGGGTTTCATCCTAGCCGCCATGCAGAAGAGTGACGCCGGCTACCCCGTCGGCGGCTCGCTGGAGTTCGCCCGAGCCATCGAACGGCGCTACCTCGGGCTGGGAGGCCGCGTCCATTACAACGCGCGGGTGGAGAGGATCCTGGTCGAGGATGACCGGGCCGTGGGCGTGCGTACCGCGGACGGGCGCGAGCACCGGGCGGATTACGTTATCTCTGCCGCGGACGGTCATTCGACCATCTTCGGGATGCTCGAAGGCAGGTACGCGGACGATCGGTTACGCGGCTACTACCAGGGCGGTCTTGAGCCCTTCCCGCCGATGATCCAGGTTTCGCTGGGCGTGGCGCGGGATCTCTCCGTCGAGCCGCCCACGGCTTCCTTCCCCCTGCGCCGGCCGATCGTGGTGGCGGGGAAGCCCCGCCTCCGCATGGGCTACAGGCATTTCTGCTACGACCCCACCATGGCCCCGGCCGGCACGTCGGTGGTGGTGGTCACCTTCATGACGGACTACGAGTACTGGCGGGATCTCCACGCGGACCGGGGTGCGTACCAGGCCGAGAAAGACCGCGTGGCCGCGGCAGTCGTGGAAGGGCTTGCGGGACGCTTCCCGGGGATCGAGGGCCAGGTGGAAGTGGTCGACGTGGCCACGCCCATGACCTACGAGCACTACACCGCGAACTGGCGGGCGTCCTTCGAGGGGTGGCTCATCACCGCGAAGACGATGGGGATGATGTTCCGGGGAGGGCTGCCCAAGAGCCTGCCCGGCCTGGCCAACTTCCATATGATCGGCCAGTGGACCGTGATCGGCGGCGGCCTGCCGCCGGCGGCCAAGGACCGCAGGGACGTGATCAAGAAGATCTGCCTGGGGGACCGGAGAAAGTTCACGACCGCCAAGCCGTAG
- a CDS encoding cupin domain-containing protein, which translates to MSTIFPPPVRQLPRADIPLRGITAYLSQGEGHQIIFMEFSEDVDLPEHSHESQWGVVLEGRIDLVINGVKQTYSKGDQYFIPRGVVHSGKIYSGYADITFFNQADRYQVEQS; encoded by the coding sequence ATGTCAACAATATTCCCCCCTCCTGTAAGGCAATTGCCCCGGGCCGACATCCCGCTCAGAGGGATAACAGCCTACCTTTCGCAGGGAGAAGGACACCAGATCATCTTCATGGAGTTCAGCGAGGATGTCGACTTGCCCGAGCACTCCCATGAGAGTCAGTGGGGTGTCGTTCTCGAAGGAAGAATAGACCTGGTCATCAATGGCGTGAAACAGACCTATTCCAAAGGGGACCAATACTTCATCCCCCGGGGCGTGGTACACTCGGGAAAGATCTACTCTGGGTATGCGGATATCACTTTCTTTAACCAAGCCGACCGTTATCAAGTAGAACAATCTTGA
- a CDS encoding ABC transporter permease — MQLLLLGPMMLAVMGAQLLTAEYRQKTLKGSLPLPTSLAGVFAAKAVLGCVALGTALLLTAAVILLVPSLMGLPPSGSLTHAVLKDTGILWVTYLSFLHFAMSVGLISRDFVLPLAASAVVLVGGILAMQGGRNGA, encoded by the coding sequence GTGCAGCTCCTCCTGTTGGGGCCGATGATGTTGGCGGTGATGGGCGCTCAATTACTGACAGCCGAATATAGGCAGAAGACACTCAAGGGTTCACTGCCATTGCCGACATCCTTGGCTGGCGTCTTCGCCGCCAAGGCGGTACTTGGTTGCGTAGCCTTGGGCACCGCCCTCTTATTGACAGCGGCCGTGATCCTGCTCGTGCCGTCGCTCATGGGCCTGCCCCCATCTGGATCGCTGACCCATGCTGTATTGAAAGATACCGGCATACTCTGGGTGACCTACCTGTCTTTCTTGCACTTTGCCATGTCGGTTGGCTTAATCAGTAGGGACTTCGTGTTGCCGCTGGCTGCCTCCGCCGTCGTCCTGGTTGGCGGGATACTAGCGATGCAGGGCGGCCGGAATGGGGCCG
- a CDS encoding winged helix-turn-helix domain-containing protein, which translates to MPRLRVRVTNMHGFTAGEIAKLAARADKPYTRQALTAVVMTLQGIPAETTAETLGCSRVPVWRHVHRWNEQGIEAAADHRGGSKSSFTEEMLADVDDAVRNRCPKDHGYYKNRWDTRVLQRYILDTYGREYSYERIRQILHKLGHSHKRSTKRPTRPDKQAQDAFKKGWLN; encoded by the coding sequence ATGCCAAGACTAAGGGTGCGAGTAACCAATATGCACGGATTTACAGCCGGCGAGATCGCCAAGCTCGCGGCGCGCGCCGATAAGCCATATACACGTCAGGCTCTTACGGCGGTAGTCATGACGCTCCAGGGCATTCCCGCTGAGACGACAGCCGAAACGCTCGGGTGTTCCCGCGTCCCCGTTTGGAGGCACGTTCACCGGTGGAACGAGCAGGGCATTGAGGCTGCGGCGGATCACAGGGGCGGAAGCAAGAGCTCGTTCACCGAGGAGATGCTCGCCGACGTCGACGACGCGGTCAGGAACCGTTGCCCGAAGGACCATGGATACTACAAGAACCGTTGGGACACTAGGGTCCTCCAGCGGTACATCCTTGATACGTACGGGCGGGAGTACTCGTACGAGCGGATCCGGCAGATACTGCACAAGCTCGGCCACTCCCATAAGCGGAGCACGAAGCGCCCTACAAGGCCGGACAAACAGGCTCAGGACGCCTTCAAAAAGGGGTGGCTTAATTAG
- a CDS encoding transposase encodes MDDLSQRDDVCLFALDETGIRLESDSFYGWGPKGQPLYMEANGDHKGVNVIGSIEILRDYKTYHSVHSSKEGMNSQHVGWFIDKLMRVSPGKEVWVILDNYRPHRSIAPEFERKYRSRLYFLFLPPYSPELNPQENMWAWLKDYCARACAYRIDKDLRKRITRFHVYAYNTPSKVRRRVDARLYFKAA; translated from the coding sequence GTGGATGACCTTTCCCAAAGAGACGACGTCTGCCTGTTCGCCCTGGACGAGACCGGAATCAGGCTGGAGTCCGACAGCTTCTACGGATGGGGTCCAAAAGGGCAGCCCCTCTATATGGAAGCGAACGGAGACCACAAGGGCGTCAACGTCATCGGCTCCATAGAGATACTGAGGGACTACAAAACGTACCACTCTGTCCATTCGTCCAAAGAAGGCATGAACTCGCAGCATGTGGGCTGGTTCATAGACAAGCTAATGCGCGTGAGCCCAGGAAAAGAGGTATGGGTTATCCTCGACAACTACCGGCCGCACAGGTCCATAGCGCCCGAGTTCGAGCGCAAGTACCGGAGCAGGCTCTATTTCCTCTTCCTGCCCCCGTATTCGCCGGAGCTCAACCCACAGGAGAACATGTGGGCGTGGCTCAAGGACTACTGCGCCCGAGCCTGCGCGTATCGAATCGACAAAGATCTACGCAAGAGAATAACCAGGTTTCACGTGTACGCCTACAACACTCCAAGCAAAGTCAGAAGGCGTGTAGACGCCAGGCTGTACTTCAAGGCTGCGTGA
- a CDS encoding Ger(x)C family spore germination protein, translated as MSTGRASAIALLLAVAALLSGCWDRREPNEVAHVLAVGFDIDDEGSYEIMAQFVDPMAARGGTAVGGGPSVLGPAFWVYSAKGHTPFDAARNLHPIVSREVQLTNVEVILISERLARAGIMPLLDFIQRDPNLRLAANLAVVEGAVEKVLGAVFPGTPIPALALDQLLSPTHFTEPAVMAKDMLGDLVEFLRPGQDLALPRLKVHETGQEASSEGQEGGSKQGSSHGQGASVESSMKPPVMYIGGAAFKGDKMVGWLEGREAMGLNMVAGERQRASIVVKSPAGEGLAALHLTRLKTTVRPRLIDDEVRIGIDVMAVGYLEDQTGLGPDRPGMDLNDPKVVESLRARFSEVIRNDIELAVARARELKADILGFGNAVYRKLPRTWNDLADRWDEVFQTVPLDITVKVTITRPGMIRNATVPRWLGRPRPDGR; from the coding sequence GTGAGTACTGGCCGCGCCTCCGCAATTGCCCTACTTCTTGCTGTGGCAGCTCTTCTCTCCGGATGCTGGGACCGGAGGGAGCCCAACGAGGTGGCCCACGTTCTCGCCGTGGGCTTCGACATCGACGATGAGGGATCTTACGAGATCATGGCGCAGTTCGTGGACCCAATGGCGGCAAGGGGAGGTACCGCCGTAGGTGGGGGGCCTTCAGTATTGGGACCAGCCTTCTGGGTCTACTCGGCCAAGGGGCATACCCCATTCGATGCAGCCAGAAACCTTCATCCCATTGTGAGCAGGGAGGTCCAGCTCACCAACGTGGAGGTCATCCTGATATCCGAGAGACTAGCCCGAGCAGGCATAATGCCTCTCCTCGATTTCATCCAGCGCGACCCGAACCTGCGCCTTGCTGCGAACCTTGCCGTGGTGGAGGGCGCCGTGGAAAAGGTCCTTGGGGCCGTCTTCCCAGGAACACCTATTCCCGCGCTGGCGCTGGACCAGCTCCTTTCACCCACCCATTTCACGGAGCCGGCCGTGATGGCGAAAGATATGCTTGGTGACCTGGTGGAGTTTCTGAGACCAGGACAGGACCTGGCCCTCCCTCGGCTCAAAGTCCACGAGACTGGCCAGGAGGCATCCAGCGAAGGCCAGGAAGGCGGGAGCAAGCAAGGGAGCAGCCACGGGCAAGGCGCCTCCGTTGAGTCGAGCATGAAACCTCCGGTCATGTATATCGGAGGAGCTGCATTCAAGGGCGATAAAATGGTTGGCTGGCTTGAGGGACGCGAGGCGATGGGTCTCAACATGGTGGCCGGCGAGAGGCAGCGTGCGAGCATTGTAGTCAAGTCCCCGGCGGGGGAAGGTCTCGCGGCTCTGCACCTCACCAGGTTGAAGACTACAGTCAGGCCCAGGCTCATAGACGATGAGGTCAGGATCGGAATCGATGTCATGGCCGTAGGATACCTCGAGGATCAGACAGGTCTAGGGCCGGACCGGCCCGGCATGGATTTGAATGACCCAAAGGTAGTGGAGTCCCTGCGCGCGCGCTTCTCCGAAGTCATTCGAAACGATATCGAACTCGCAGTTGCTCGCGCAAGAGAACTCAAGGCGGACATTCTTGGGTTTGGCAATGCGGTCTACCGCAAATTGCCGAGGACCTGGAACGACCTAGCCGATCGTTGGGATGAGGTATTCCAGACAGTGCCCTTGGACATAACCGTGAAAGTCACGATAACAAGGCCGGGCATGATACGAAACGCCACAGTCCCACGGTGGTTGGGGAGACCCAGACCGGACGGGAGGTAA
- a CDS encoding endospore germination permease, which translates to MSIEKISNRQFATILFMMRVTIVLSLLPLLTTGEARQDAWAAAIITAVGLALEVLLIGGLGVRYPHLTVVEYSRKLLGGVVGTAVSAVILWQLVHMAATDVRVYAELMASGYLPETPMVVIVGGFLAVAALTAYLGIESVGRTADALVPLYVLFIVATIVGALSKFDVGNLEPVLSRGWGPVLSSAATPVGIGAQLLTLGVVIPNLTMPERAVRSALLAITFAGLTFILASITIVGVLGPELGAQASFPFLEVARMIVIARAIARIEALGIFAWGVGLLVGSSLMLYCSCRALAQLLGLADYRPVVLPLAAIVAIHSVHGYRDLFSVTAFFRPPGFPLYIASVMLIPYGLLWAGHLIRAARQARDRKSGGRAG; encoded by the coding sequence ATGAGCATCGAGAAGATCTCCAACCGGCAGTTTGCAACTATCCTCTTCATGATGAGGGTGACGATTGTCCTATCCCTTCTTCCCCTCCTCACAACCGGAGAAGCGCGGCAAGACGCGTGGGCCGCCGCAATTATCACAGCTGTGGGTCTCGCGCTCGAGGTTCTCCTAATAGGCGGCCTCGGGGTGAGATACCCTCACCTTACCGTGGTGGAGTATAGCCGGAAACTGCTCGGAGGAGTCGTTGGGACAGCCGTGTCAGCCGTCATATTGTGGCAACTGGTTCACATGGCGGCCACTGACGTAAGGGTCTATGCTGAGCTGATGGCATCTGGGTACCTCCCCGAGACTCCGATGGTTGTCATCGTGGGAGGATTCCTTGCCGTGGCAGCACTTACGGCGTACCTCGGTATAGAATCCGTGGGAAGGACCGCTGATGCCCTCGTGCCGCTCTACGTTCTGTTCATCGTCGCAACCATCGTCGGGGCCCTCAGCAAGTTTGATGTCGGAAACCTCGAGCCGGTCCTCTCGCGCGGTTGGGGACCAGTGCTCTCAAGTGCGGCGACTCCGGTCGGCATAGGAGCCCAATTACTGACCCTCGGTGTGGTAATACCGAACCTGACCATGCCCGAAAGGGCGGTAAGATCAGCGCTTCTGGCAATCACGTTTGCGGGCCTAACGTTCATATTGGCATCAATCACGATTGTGGGGGTATTGGGCCCAGAATTGGGAGCGCAGGCCTCATTTCCGTTTCTCGAGGTGGCAAGGATGATAGTCATCGCCCGCGCGATCGCGCGTATAGAGGCCTTGGGCATTTTCGCGTGGGGCGTTGGCCTGCTGGTAGGATCGTCTCTAATGCTGTATTGCTCCTGCCGCGCGCTCGCCCAGCTGCTCGGCCTGGCCGACTACAGGCCTGTGGTCTTGCCTCTTGCAGCGATCGTGGCAATCCATTCGGTGCATGGTTACCGCGACCTCTTCTCCGTTACCGCGTTCTTTCGACCCCCGGGATTCCCACTCTACATAGCGTCGGTCATGCTCATCCCATACGGCCTTCTCTGGGCGGGTCACCTAATACGTGCGGCTCGTCAAGCGAGAGACCGGAAGTCGGGGGGGAGGGCAGGGTGA
- a CDS encoding spore germination protein produces MSWIFNLIRGRPKYTGEISKLRDDRLDVGEREAIEETLKFGTSLRENINMIKAAVGPSPDVAIREMRIGQGRYEAAVVYIQDLVDKGLTESLLRMLGLGTLETPVGKAPRGRILEELKDRLIASVAVNSVRTFTEAWEDLTKGHALVILDGDGEPLTCGVQGYKTRTPEEPPAEVVVRGAREGFVESIATNISLLRRWIRTPNLWIEPFTLGHLTRTPVAIAYIKGLASEELVQEVRQRISRIETDSILGSGYVEEFIQDTPFTLFPLVLRTERPDRVAGNLLDGKVAVFTENTPFVLIVPFDYGSLFQAPDDYHEPVPLVTALTVIRLLAFWGSLLLPGAFVAVLTFHQQLFPTQLLLKITGDRAGIPFPVVAEVFAMELVFELLREAGLRLPRAVGSAVTIVGALVLGEAAINAGFVSPSVIIVVAMTAISSFVLPTFSFDVAARLLRFVFIILGGVLGLFGIQLGFLTTIVLLTGLRSFGLPYFKPMGPMILADWKDSHFRAWAWMRITRPKLAGSREPIRAPRGQMPRPGLEKEETEKGSGRSDRGGAKRQ; encoded by the coding sequence GTCCCTTCGAGAGAACATCAACATGATCAAGGCCGCGGTAGGTCCTTCTCCAGACGTGGCAATCCGCGAAATGCGGATAGGGCAAGGCCGGTACGAGGCAGCCGTGGTATACATCCAGGACCTCGTGGACAAGGGACTCACTGAGAGCCTTCTTCGTATGCTGGGTCTGGGCACGCTCGAGACACCCGTGGGCAAGGCCCCAAGAGGCAGGATTCTTGAGGAACTCAAGGACAGGCTTATCGCATCGGTGGCAGTGAACAGCGTCAGGACTTTCACCGAGGCGTGGGAAGATCTGACCAAGGGGCATGCCCTTGTGATCTTGGACGGAGACGGTGAGCCCCTCACCTGCGGTGTACAAGGATACAAGACCCGCACCCCAGAAGAGCCTCCGGCGGAGGTCGTCGTGCGGGGCGCGCGCGAGGGGTTCGTAGAGAGTATCGCAACCAACATCAGCCTTCTGCGCCGGTGGATCAGGACGCCGAATCTCTGGATAGAACCTTTCACTTTGGGGCACCTGACCCGTACGCCAGTGGCCATAGCCTACATCAAAGGCCTCGCGAGCGAGGAGCTTGTCCAGGAAGTCCGGCAGAGGATTAGCCGAATAGAGACTGACAGCATATTGGGCAGTGGGTACGTGGAGGAGTTCATTCAAGATACCCCGTTCACCCTCTTCCCTCTCGTGCTCAGGACAGAGAGACCTGACCGGGTGGCGGGCAACTTACTTGACGGCAAGGTGGCAGTGTTCACTGAGAACACGCCTTTCGTCCTTATAGTGCCTTTTGACTACGGAAGCTTGTTCCAGGCGCCAGACGACTACCATGAGCCGGTCCCTCTGGTCACTGCGTTGACCGTGATCCGGCTCTTGGCATTTTGGGGTTCACTTCTCCTTCCCGGCGCTTTTGTGGCCGTCTTGACATTCCACCAGCAGCTGTTTCCTACACAACTTCTCCTCAAAATCACAGGGGATAGGGCCGGCATCCCATTTCCGGTCGTCGCAGAGGTATTCGCCATGGAACTCGTATTCGAGCTGCTGAGGGAGGCAGGTCTCAGGCTTCCTCGTGCCGTGGGTTCAGCCGTTACCATAGTGGGCGCTCTGGTGCTTGGAGAGGCCGCCATCAACGCAGGGTTTGTCTCGCCTTCAGTAATCATAGTTGTCGCGATGACCGCTATCTCCTCTTTCGTCCTTCCCACGTTCTCGTTCGACGTGGCTGCAAGGCTTCTCCGGTTCGTCTTTATAATACTCGGGGGCGTTCTCGGGCTCTTTGGCATCCAGCTTGGGTTCCTCACGACCATAGTTCTTCTCACCGGACTGCGGTCATTCGGCCTTCCGTACTTCAAGCCCATGGGGCCAATGATCCTGGCCGATTGGAAAGACTCCCACTTCAGAGCCTGGGCGTGGATGAGGATTACCCGCCCCAAGCTTGCAGGGAGCCGTGAGCCGATCCGGGCGCCCCGGGGTCAGATGCCCCGGCCGGGACTCGAGAAAGAAGAGACCGAGAAAGGCAGTGGACGCAGCGACAGAGGAGGCGCCAAGAGACAATGA